The sequence below is a genomic window from Lolium perenne isolate Kyuss_39 chromosome 4, Kyuss_2.0, whole genome shotgun sequence.
ctcactcatcactccggaggcgaccatggcggtgaagagtcctccgggagatgattcccctctccggcagggtgccggaggcgatctcctaaatcccccgagatgggattggcggcggcggcgtctcagtaaggttttccgtatcgtggctctcggtactgggggtttcgcgacggagactttaagtaggcggaagggtaggtcaaagggcgtcacaggggccccacacaacagggctgcgcgggccctatgctggccacgccgccctagtgtggcggcgccccatggccccacttcgtctcccctccggtcttctggaagcttcgtgtaaaaataggcccctgggcgttgatttcgtccaattccgagaatatttcctttgtaggatttctgaaaccaaaaacagcagaaaacaaagaatcggctcttcggcatctcgttaataggttagtgccggaaaatgcataaatacgacataaagtatgcataaaacatgtagatatcatcaataatgtgacatggaacataagaaattatcgatacgtcggagacgtatcaaccgccgAGCCCAACTTCCCGTGGCTGCCTAGATTGCCACCAACGAACAGAAGAGGTTAGCCCCCCGTGCCACACTGTTATTCTATTCTTATTCCATGTATACTTTATAGGATGTATTGTCGCATTTGTGCTTAGGGTTTAATTTGTTgttcaaaattttaccaatttttcGTATATTTTTTGTTAATCAGCATTTCACAATGAATTCCAAGCCGAGTTTTTATGTTGATTAGGTCAGTGATGTTGGTTTTATTTGGACAGATGGACGGCTCTATGGCTTCCGGGATTGGCAATGAGAAAGCAACTACAGACGTTGATGACTCTACATGGGATGCTTTTGATATTTCATCTTCagaagatgaatatgaaatacCTTCATCTGATGATGATGATACCATTTTTGGTGATCTTCTATCTGAGTCTGATAATGTGAGTCACtcacattttcatattttatcagTACAGTATGCATGGGAATATCTTGTTCTTGAATTTTGCCTCCTTGTTGCAAATTTTGTAGATGGACATCGATGATGAAGACAGCATAAGTGGTACAGATGATGAACCCACTTCTGAAAATACGAGTGATGTATGTTTTATTTTATCTTACTTGCCTTCTTCCAGGTGAAGATGAATATACATGTAGTTTGCTATTTTCGTACAAATTGCGCAGGTTGTTGTAATCAGAAACAGTGAGCTTACCTACTACGGGGATTCTGATTTGGAAGACTTTCTTATGAAGAGGATGTTCCTGAGCAGTCAAAATCATTAGAAGGGGGGGTTTCACAGCTGTCAAAATCTGAATGCAAAAGCAAAGTAAGATTTTCTTTTCATGCATTGCAATGCATAATAGAACAAATCAAAGTGTCAGTAACAATAACGCCATGTTTGTCATATTTGTTTAGGTGACAGGAAGTTCCCAGCTGGACCATACTAAGCACGAAGATGATAAGGATCCATATGATATTGATGCTGAAATGAACAGACAGTGAAAGTATGAGGCTGTAAGGGCCATGACCTTTCTTTCCGAAGAGGCTGCCTATTATTTCTACAACAGGTATGCCAAAGAACATGGTTTTAGCATTCGACGCGAGAAGAAAAAGGAACGCCTTGATGAATTAGGGACATCCACCATTCGGTATAGGCGGTTTCTTTGCTCCAGGGCTGGGCAACGTGAAAGAAAGTACTTAGAAATGGAAGACCGAACGTATAGGCCACGACCTGAGTCTCGCTGCAACTGTGGTGCCCATTTCAGTGTGTCGTATAACAGAAAAATGAAGCTTTGGACTGTTCTGAGATTTGACGACAATCACAACCATAAGCCTGCTACAGCTGATCAAATCGTTTTTCTTCGGTCTCATAGAAAGATCAAGGATCATCAGAAATCTAGGATCATGTCACTGGGAGCTGCTGGGATGAGATTATTCAACATTATGAGGATATTTATCAGTGATAATGGAAAATACAGCAGGGTAGGATTTGTAAGAAAGGATCTTTACAACATGTCTTGCCGTGAAAAGAGGAAGATGATTGCAAAGGGTGACGCCAACACAACCATTGGCAttatggagaagaggaagagagaTGATCCTGAATTCTTTTTTGATTACAAGCTTGGTAAAGGTGAAAAATTGTTACACCTGTTCTGGTGTGATTCTCAGTCTCGGCAGGACTATGCCGACTTCGGTGACGTGCTGGTGTTTGACAGCACGTACAAAACAAATCGGTATGCTATGCCGTTCATACCTTTTGTGGGAATGAACAATCACCGCCAGACTACTGTTTTTGCATGCGCCATTGTCTCGGACGAGAAGGAAGAGACATATAAGTGGTTGTTAGAAACATTCCTGAAGGCCATGTATCAGCAGAAGCCTAAAGGGATCATCACTGATGGGGACGCTGCAATGATCGCCGCTGTTGGTAAAGTCTTTCCAGGCGTGTGGTACCGTGTTTGTACGtggcatattgagaagaacatgaagaagcacCTAGACCCCCTGGATCACAATGAATTCCGGTCGCTGCTGTACTACAGCACTTCGGAACAAGTATTCGAGGAGAGATGGAGGGCATTCGTCGAGAAGCACCAGACGGCATTAACCAAAGAATGGATGAAGAGGATGTATGCTAGGAAGAAGTTGTGGTCAGACGCTTATCTAGCGAATGGATATTTCCTTGGAATGAAAAGCAACCAGAGGAGCGAGAGTTTGAACTCCACCCTACACACCCACCTTGACTTTGGACTGACAATGGTGGATATGGTTGTGCACTACGAGAATAACAGTAGCCGTgtccgggaggaagaggcccgccACGACGCCATAGACTCTCAGACACTACCGGTTGCAGTTACCAGGTACAAGGATATAGAGACGTCTGCTGCCCGTAAATTCACTGCTGCAAACTTCTACCTCGTTCAAGGGGAGCTGAAAAAGATTGGGGGCCTAGAGATTGTAGATCAACTTGGATGTGTTGGTGGGGTATCAACCTTCGTTGTGTCATGGATGAATAACCGTAAGTATTTGTTTTCAGTGGATTACAGACCTGAAAGCAAAGAGGAAACAATAACGTGCAGCTGCCGAAGGATATATCGGAAAGGGCTACCTTGCAAGCACATCTTGTTTGTTTTGCATTATGTGGGGTACTCTGAAATTCCAAACTGTTGTGTTCTCCGAAGGTTCTCGAAGGATGCAAGGTATGGTTTGCCCTCGAGACGCGAGAGTGATTTGTACGGATGGGGATGGGAAGGGGTAGCTGAGCGGAGAAAGCATAGCGAGCTTACCCTCATTGGAGCAGAAGCTTTTGATGCCACATTGCATGACCCAGAATCTTTCAGCGAGCTTATGAAATGTATGAAAGGCATAATATATAGGAGAAAAGGCGCCCAGACCAGTCATTCAACGGCTTACCATGAGGACGCACAAAACAGAGGAGATGCACCAGTAGTGGGTGATCCTGATCAAGCTGAGACCAAAggagcacctaaacaaaacaagaGGTACTATAAGGACAAGGATACAAATCAACAGACATCAAAACATGGCAGGATACTGTCACACGACGAGCGGAAGAAGGAGGGGTTGTGCAGTGCTTGCAATCAACCAGGTCATAACAGAAACAACAAGATGAAGTGCAGGCTACATAAGGAGTGAGTGTCTGGTTCAGCCCTACTTAAATTGCTTGCACTAATCTTCTACTATTTTATGCGCCACTGACTTGTGTGTTATTTCATGCAATGCAGATATGAGGGACCATCAGAAGTATGAACAACACTACTTGATCGATACACATTGTTGCACTTGTGTATTATTTGTTGTACAAACATTGGTCAGATTGTCAAAGGTCGAATTTTGATACTTGCAACACAACTAGGACAATTTTGTTCACGAATGACATAGAGCATAGCTTATGTCTTGCACACATTGCGAATACCATTACAGACTGCACAGATCACTGTATGATACTTACAAAACAATATGGAGAATTTGTTCACAAATAACATAGAGCACAACTATGTCTTGGACACATCGCAAATATAATTACAGACTGCACAAACACACTAGTACTTGCCCCCTTGAGTCTTATCACTCCCAGGCTTGCTTCTGACGCTTGTTCATTGATGAAGATTCATCCTGATTTTTGCATCTGGGGCAGATGTGGTCTGATCTCTGGAGGTGAGCTTGTCCCTCGTTCACCGTGTAGATCTTGTTGTATATCTCATAACTGAGATAGCCGTCAATAGCTGCGTATTCGAGGTTCATCCAGGACAGTGGCTTGCATTCCCAGAAACCATGCCCTTCCTTCCGAAGCCGGTTGTACTTGAAGTCCTTCTTCATGTTGGCAAACTTGGGATCAATGAGCTTTGCTGCAAGATCAGCCATTCCAGCCTGCGGTTGACCATTAATCTTGAAAATGTCCTGGATGTCGATGTGTCTCTCTTCTGGAACAGGAAGACCGGCCGCACGAAGAACTTTTGTGTCATTTCTTTTATCAACACTTGTAAAAGTGTATTGCTTGTCCTTGAGAAAAGTCAGTAGGCGCGGACAATGATCCTTGCACCTTTGTCAAGAGCAGCACAAATAAATTCAACAAGTACTGTAATGAAAATATAGGGACGCTTTAAATTCAATGTAGGGACATAAAATTCAatgatccttgtacctaatgtAGTGGAATACAAGAACGTGCTCCCTCATGGCGATTTGCATTACCGCCAACTTGTGTCCGCTAGAGTCATACTCGAGATCCAGACCAACGAACTTGAACCTGTCCTCGTCCTTGTCGAGCCAACCCTCGTACATACGAAGAATTTTATCAACAGTCGCCGCCTCATTGGTGTAGACGACGTCGCTATATGTACTCCCGTGCGCAAGGATGCGGTACTTCTCCGTCGTGGACTTCTCGTCTCCGGCCACGATGGAGGAAGAGGCAGATGCCATGGACAGCGTGGGAGGAAGGGAGCACTGGGATGCGGTAGACGAACGGCCGGGGTTGGGACAGAACGGTGGAACTGCCACAGTATTGGGCCGATATAGGGGCGGGAGGCGAACATGCAGTTAGAGGTCTGGCGGCGCACATTGGCCTGTTACATGTCTGACGGCCTAACtgaaatttttttaatttttatttaaTAAATTTGCAGCACATCAGCTGGTTAAAttcgaaaaattcaaaaaaagttttaaccaatggattatgttcacaaaaacgtgtgacatattgggtaaaaaaaCTAGATTTTTTTtgaaggtcgaaaaatcgactagcttaggaaaagtggtttgatgtaacccaaacgattccgtttctaagaatgtggatttttcgaccttcgagaaacgctccagaaatttttgcacacactctcgtatccattctaagacgaagtgtgaaggttttttcaatttttgaatttctgtgaaaataaacaatttaaatttcagttaaattcgagttgaaaaaaaaaacaaaagaaaactagaGAACCCTGATGGATGGGCCATGAGTGTTCCTTCCCCGCGTCCATACTCCACGTTAATAGGCTTAGTAGAAACCGCGTTACATGTCTTTCGGCCTAACTGATAAGTTTTTTAGTTTCGATTTGAATAAATCTGCAGCACATCtggttaaattcaaaaaattcaaaaaaagttttaaccaacggattatgttcacaaaaacgtgtgacatattgggtaaaaaaactggatttttttttgaaggtcgaaaaatcgactagcttacaaaaagtggtttgatgtaacccaaacggttccgtttctaagaatgtggatttttcgaccttcgagaaacgctccagaaatttttgcacacactctcGTATCCATTCTAGGACGAAGTGTGAAGGTTTTTTCAGTTTTTGAATTTCCGTGAAAATAAactattaaatttcagttaaattcgagttgaaaaaaaaaacagaagaaaactagAGAACCCTGCTGGATGGGCCATGAGTGTTCCTTCCGCGCGTTCATGCTccacgttaatgggcttagtACAAACCGCGTTACATGTCTTTCGGCCTAACTGATAAGTTTTTTAGTTTTGATTTCAATAAATCTGCAGTAAACCtggttaaattcaaaaaattcaaaaaaagttttaaccaacggattatgttcacaaaaacgtgtgacatattgggtaaaaaaaaACTGGAAAttttcgaaggtcgaaaaatcgactagcttacaaaaagtggtttgatgtaactcaaacggttccgtttctaagaatgtggatttttcgaccttcgagaaacgctccagaaatttttgcacacactctcgtatccattctaagactaagtgtgaaggttttttcattttttgaatttatgTGAAAATAAAgtattaaatttcagttaaattcgagttgagaaaaaaaacaaaagaaaactatagaaccctgctggatgggccatgagtattccttccccgcgtccatgctccacgttaatgggcttagtACAAACCGGCCTATTATTACCTGTCCGGAATGTTAACCGAATATATCAGCAGCACATGTGCATTTAGGTTGAAACAGAATTAACCAACGTATTATGTCCTAAAAACGTGTGACACTAAAAATAGTCTGAATTACAAAAATGAGTTTTTACTACAAAATGCACGAAAGTTTTTGCTGAAATAAAAATAGTACAATCCGAATACAAAGATGAATTACAATTTCTCCTTTCATTCTATGAGGATTCATCCATATGCATATCTTATAATGTGATATCTTCAATGTCAAGCCTGATGCACAAATCCCTGAACTCAATCTTCAGACATACTAATGAACCTATCACAAGATGAGCTGCTACACAGAACGCATTCCATCCATCTACAAACTCAATATGCTGCCCCTTGTAGATTGTATAAGCTCCAACCATTTGTCCATTAATAGATCTGCTATAAAAAATAGCAGCACCTTCTCTCGGCCTATAGTATCCACGTGCAACATCAAATGGAATGAGCTACAAAAAAGTAAAATATAAATAAAGAAAACGTTAACACTGTTAGTATGTTATGAATGAAACTTAAAAACAGTGATCCAATAATAAAAACAAGTGAAAAAGTTACTAACCAAACGAGTAAGAGAAGATTCATTCAACCTCGTCACAAAGAACTGAGGTACTTCAAAGAAATCGAGGAATTCGTTTTCCTCCACTTTATTTAGCTCTTTGAATATAGCCCATGTAACTGCATTCATCTCTGCGGAGTTAATATCTAGCAAATTTGAGAAAATGGTTTTCTCAAAAGTAACTCTGCAGCACTCCAAAACCTCCCAACAATCTGAACAAACAAAAAAAACAGAATGAACAGTTAGAAATATGTGAAAACAATATCACAATAATAATTAGAAACAAAGAAACATGCCTGGTAACTGAACCCATGGTTTTTCGTCACGGTCAGCATTGAATACAACAACTTCAAACTTGGAAGTAGTTTCATCATATGTGAACTCCACAATGTCATTTTCATCCATAACATAAGCGTCTACAAAAGAACTCCAGAATGGTCCACAAAGGTAAGTTCTTGCTTCAGTCTTCTCCACATGGAAATGATAAACAGAACCATGATTGCATTCAGCAACAACCCACTTATCTACTAAACTATGTAGCATCTCCCTAGCATGGCAAGGCACGGCCTGAAGAGTTGAAAACAAAAAAACAATTTATTTAGAAAAGATCCAACAAACAAATGCAAATAGTACTAACGGCGGGGAAATAATGTATATCTGGCTTGTACTATGCAAAATATACATACAATTAGTTCTTCAAACAAATGCACCATCGCTACATCAAATGAAAATGCACGACGCTTGGACCGGAAGTAGTTAGTGTCAGGCTGGCCACAAATAAGACATCCTGATTCTTCATCCATCTCTGACAAAAATAATATAACATATCAAACACATTCGAAACATTCCAATAACAGAAATCCAAAGAATTAAATCAAGGCCCTTAAATCAATGTTCACAATGAACTACAAACTCCTGCTGATGTCCTAGATTTCTGGGTACTAACCCTAACAGATAGCTACCCTACATCAGTGGCGGCGCGCGGCAGCAAGTCGTCGAGGGGGGCGTGCAGGATGTAGTGCAGGGGCTCAGAAAAGTACCACCGGGGCTACGACCAAAAGAAGAAGCGCCTCCGCTCTCGCTCTCGCCGTCGCCGTTCGCCGTCGCTCCTCGCCGCTCGGTGTCCCCGCTTCAACAATAACCGCAGACAATCTCCGCACAAAAGCCTCGGGCTATAAAAATGGGCCAACAAAAACCGGGCACAACAGAAACAAAAGGCCCAACATGTGACTAATTCCAACTGACTACACGGTTATTTCATGTGAGAACCCTACGAGTCTTTGTGAAACCAATGCACCTTTAGTCAACAATATATAGGGCATATTTTATTTTGAACAAAAAAAAGAGGTCTATTTTTTACAGACTATTTGTTTTGGGTTCACAAGTCTACCAATATGTGAATATTTTTTACTCATTTTTTACCCTAGATCTTAACCAAGCTACGTCTTTTGGACTAATAAACTAGAAAATGCAAGAAAGTTAGACACCTGGCATTAAAACATAGGGCCGACAGGGGATTTTCATTCTTTCTAAGTTTCTTACACAAGATTGAACAGCAAAGGGAAGAAAAAAACACTAAATCGGTGGCCTCTACATCTTGCTTGTCCCTCCAAGACATGCCACCCGGCTAATCCTCTTCGTCGGAGGACCACCATTTTTCGCCCTCCGCTTCGACCTTGGATTCCTGGAGCGCCTTGGCGAGCCCCGGTGTATCGGCTGGGTCATCGTGAGCCCGCATCTGGGCCTGGTAACTCAGTTCCACATCTCCCAATATcacgtcctcgtcgtcgtcggaggacCACCATCTGCTCGGGCAGGTGTTTTGGTGCGGGTGCGAGTTCATCGCATTCACCAACTACAACATCTTCACCAACTTCTACGCCATCTTCCCCACCCCGGGCAACATGCACTGCCTCCCCTACATGATGCCGGAGGACGACGAGTGAGCCTTCCAAGGAGGAGGCAAGGAGGATGATATGACGGCGTTGTCACTTGGGTTTATCTAGTTTTTATGTGTGTTTTATTATCTAAGTCTTGTAAGGCAGCTATCGTGTCCCTGTCGTGGTAGTGGATGTGTTTTTTAAACATGCATGGTCCTGTTAAGTAATGATGAAGTGTGTTGGCCAGTTAATCGCAGAAAACATGCATGGTTAATCATGTGATCCACAAACTAAGTAAAAAACAAACAACGTAGTACAAAATTTGTAGCAATATATCTTGCTAAGAGTACACAACTTCTAAAGCCTTTATTTCATATTACAAAATTAGTTCTTAAAACCCAACAGTACAATTACAATACCCAAAAGTATCGCTATAATCTGAAGCATTGACACAATTTCGTTCAGCTTTATTAAAATTGTTTTCTTCAGGTGCCTCATGTCCTTGTTTAGTGCTACTTGCTTCTGTAGTTCTCCATCTCCTCCGTTTTCTTCAACCACTTCTCCTTCTAGGGGAATCAGCATAGGTGAGTTTGCTGGAACAATACCCTTCTTCACGAGTAGATCTGCGTACTTTTCAATCCAATACCAGAAGTTGCATCCTCCTCTAACCGGCTAGAAATAACGAACATTAAAGATACGTATAATTTTGGCATAGATCCTGTTGACAATAGACGGGTATTGAACAACACTGAAAACATCTTACATTGTGATTATTGCACCTGACGAAATCGCCGGCGTTGGACGTTGTGGAGGCTGTTTTCCTCTCCACGACGCGCCACCGGCAGCTCGTGCACTTGATCATTGGGAGGGGACCATAACTTGGGTGGCGGATTATAGTGTCCGAGCTCGAGGAAGACATCACTTTGC
It includes:
- the LOC139830340 gene encoding 3'-5' exonuclease-like — translated: MASASSSIVAGDEKSTTEKYRILAHGSTYSDVVYTNEAATVDKILRMYEGWLDKDEDRFKFVGLDLEYDSSGHKLAVMQIAMREHVLVFHYIRCKDHCPRLLTFLKDKQYTFTSVDKRNDTKVLRAAGLPVPEERHIDIQDIFKINGQPQAGMADLAAKLIDPKFANMKKDFKYNRLRKEGHGFWECKPLSWMNLEYAAIDGYLSYEIYNKIYTVNEGQAHLQRSDHICPRCKNQDESSSMNKRQKQAWE
- the LOC127348082 gene encoding protein FAR1-RELATED SEQUENCE 5-like, which encodes MDGSMASGIGNEKATTDVDDSTWDAFDISSSEDEYEIPSSDDDDTIFGDLLSESDNMDIDDEDSISGTDDEPTSENTSDVTGSSQLDHTKHEDDKDPYDIDAEMNRQKIKDHQKSRIMSLGAAGMRLFNIMRIFISDNGKYSRVGFVRKDLYNMSCREKRKMIAKGDANTTIGIMEKRKRDDPEFFFDYKLGKGEKLLHLFWCDSQSRQDYADFGDVLVFDSTYKTNRYAMPFIPFVGMNNHRQTTVFACAIVSDEKEETYKWLLETFLKAMYQQKPKGIITDGDAAMIAAVGKVFPGVWYRVCTWHIEKNMKKHLDPLDHNEFRSLLYYSTSEQVFEERWRAFVEKHQTALTKEWMKRMYARKKLWSDAYLANGYFLGMKSNQRSESLNSTLHTHLDFGLTMVDMVVHYENNSSRVREEEARHDAIDSQTLPVAVTRYKDIETSAARKFTAANFYLVQGELKKIGGLEIVDQLGCVGGVSTFVVSWMNNRKYLFSVDYRPESKEETITCSCRRIYRKGLPCKHILFVLHYVGYSEIPNCCVLRRFSKDARYGLPSRRESDLYGWGWEGVAERRKHSELTLIGAEAFDATLHDPESFSELMKCMKGIIYRRKGAQTSHSTAYHEDAQNRGDAPVVGDPDQAETKGAPKQNKRYYKDKDTNQQTSKHGRILSHDERKKEGLCSACNQPGHNRNNKMKCRLHKE